In Sinorhizobium fredii, one DNA window encodes the following:
- a CDS encoding fumarylacetoacetate hydrolase family protein, with translation MKLATLKDSTRDGKLVVVSKDLTRCSEVGHIARTLQAALDDWGHASPRLARVAEGLENGSQPFMRFHEHEVASPLPRAYQWADGSAYVNHVELVRKARNAELPASFWTDPLMYQGGSDSFLAPRDPIRMADEAYGIDMEAEVAVIVDDVPMGATPDQAREAIRLVMLVNDVSLRGLIPGELAKGFGFFQSKPSSAFSPVAVSPDELGDAWDGGKVHLPLLVSLNGQPFGRANAGRDMTFDFGELIAHAAKTRPLVAGSIIGSGTVSNKLDGEPGKSIADGGDGYSCIAEIRMIETIETGSPRTPFMRFGDSVRIEMKDQSGRSIFGAIEQAVERYEAA, from the coding sequence ATGAAACTCGCAACACTCAAGGACTCGACCCGAGACGGCAAACTCGTTGTCGTCTCGAAGGACCTGACGCGCTGCTCGGAGGTCGGGCATATCGCGCGCACGCTCCAAGCGGCGCTCGACGATTGGGGGCATGCGAGCCCACGGTTGGCTCGTGTTGCGGAAGGACTCGAGAACGGGTCTCAGCCCTTCATGCGGTTCCACGAGCATGAGGTGGCTTCGCCGCTGCCCCGCGCATACCAGTGGGCCGACGGATCGGCATACGTGAACCATGTCGAACTGGTGCGCAAAGCCCGCAATGCCGAGTTGCCCGCGTCGTTTTGGACCGATCCGCTGATGTATCAGGGAGGATCGGATAGCTTTCTCGCGCCGCGTGATCCGATCCGGATGGCGGACGAGGCCTACGGCATCGACATGGAAGCAGAAGTCGCAGTCATCGTCGACGACGTGCCCATGGGAGCGACCCCCGACCAGGCGCGCGAGGCAATCCGCCTGGTGATGCTCGTCAACGATGTCTCACTACGGGGCCTGATCCCAGGCGAACTTGCCAAGGGTTTCGGCTTCTTCCAGTCAAAGCCGTCCTCGGCGTTCTCACCGGTCGCGGTGTCGCCGGACGAGCTCGGCGACGCATGGGACGGCGGCAAGGTGCACCTGCCGCTGCTCGTCAGCCTCAACGGCCAGCCATTCGGCAGGGCGAACGCGGGTCGGGACATGACATTCGACTTCGGAGAGTTGATCGCGCATGCCGCCAAGACGCGGCCGCTGGTCGCCGGATCCATCATCGGTTCAGGGACGGTCTCGAACAAGCTCGACGGGGAGCCGGGAAAATCGATCGCGGACGGCGGAGACGGCTACTCGTGCATCGCCGAGATTCGAATGATCGAGACGATCGAGACCGGCTCGCCGAGAACGCCGTTCATGAGGTTCGGCGACAGCGTCCGTATCGAGATGAAGGACCAGTCGGGACGATCGATCTTCGGCGCGATCGAGCAAGCAGTCGAAAGATACGAGGCGGCCTGA
- a CDS encoding MBL fold metallo-hydrolase, whose protein sequence is MAKAFASQGDLAEKKISFTEVGRDLWAFTAEGDPNTGVIIGDDGVMIVDAQATPRLANKVVEKVRTVTDKPIKYVVLTHYHAVRVLGASAYGAQQVFMSDKARAMVVERGQQDWESEFQRFPRLFQGHESIPGLTWPTMTFKDRMTVFMGGRRVDLMHLGRAHTAGDIVAHVPDQSVMFTGDIVEYHSACYCGDAHFNDWPATIEAIRAFDVDAIAPGRGDALQGRDLVRKALDSTADFVRSTYRPVARVALGGGTLKQAWDACRAECDPKYSTYAIYEHCLPFNVARAYDEALGIDTPRIWTAERDREMWDALQG, encoded by the coding sequence GTGGCAAAGGCATTCGCATCGCAGGGCGACCTGGCTGAAAAGAAGATCTCGTTCACCGAGGTCGGCCGTGACCTCTGGGCATTCACTGCGGAGGGTGATCCCAACACCGGGGTTATCATCGGCGACGACGGAGTGATGATCGTGGACGCGCAAGCCACCCCCCGACTTGCGAACAAGGTGGTCGAGAAGGTTCGCACCGTCACCGACAAGCCGATCAAGTACGTGGTTCTGACGCACTATCACGCAGTCCGCGTTCTCGGGGCGTCGGCCTACGGAGCTCAGCAGGTCTTCATGTCCGACAAGGCGAGGGCCATGGTCGTGGAACGCGGCCAGCAGGACTGGGAGTCTGAATTCCAGCGCTTCCCTAGACTGTTCCAGGGTCACGAGAGCATTCCTGGGCTGACCTGGCCAACCATGACCTTCAAGGATCGCATGACGGTGTTTATGGGCGGGCGCCGCGTCGACCTCATGCATCTTGGCCGCGCGCACACGGCCGGCGACATCGTCGCACATGTGCCGGATCAAAGCGTGATGTTTACAGGCGATATCGTCGAGTATCACTCGGCCTGCTATTGCGGGGACGCCCACTTCAATGACTGGCCCGCCACAATCGAAGCGATTCGGGCATTCGACGTCGACGCCATCGCACCCGGTCGTGGGGACGCTTTGCAGGGCAGGGACTTGGTCCGGAAGGCGCTCGACAGCACGGCCGACTTCGTCCGCTCAACTTACCGTCCCGTTGCGCGTGTGGCATTGGGCGGGGGCACGCTGAAGCAGGCCTGGGATGCTTGCCGCGCCGAATGCGACCCCAAGTACTCGACCTATGCCATCTACGAGCATTGCCTGCCGTTCAATGTCGCCAGAGCCTACGACGAGGCTCTCGGGATCGACACGCCGAGAATCTGGACCGCCGAGCGCGACCGCGAGATGTGGGATGCCCTGCAGGGCTAA
- a CDS encoding FAD-dependent oxidoreductase — protein MSRIFEAPLYPYRRSKDQDTVRAVRHPVVVVGAGPVGLALAIDLTSQGVPVVVLDDNDKVSFGSRAICFAKRTLEIMDRLGCADPMVERGVQWSLGKVYFDERQVFEFNLLPESGHKRPAFINLQQYYLEHELVARLRALEEEGNAIDLRGNNKVTAVRRTVDGVQLTVDTPEGPYEIEADWLVACDGANSPVRRALGLDFVGRVFEDNFLIADIVMEGGVEFPVERRFWFDPPFNRGQSALLHKQPDNVWRVDLQLGWNIDKSEESKPERVISRLKAFLGEDARFELEWVSIYTFQCRRMENFRHDRVIFAGDSAHQVSPFGARGANSGIQDADNLAWKLALVLQRKAPESLLDSYDLERRQAADENILHSSRSTDFITPKSETSRLFRDAVLNLSEHFPATRPMVNSGRLSLPSVHDGSPLNGPDCEDMPSRTRPGAPASDAPVSGGWLLDRLGGGFQLLTIDCDVPEHLEIEGIGIERVALTATGLEELRTRWLGSADSAVYLLRPDQHVVGRWRSFDREAVRSAVLRAVGR, from the coding sequence ATGAGCAGAATTTTTGAAGCGCCCCTCTATCCATATCGACGGTCGAAGGACCAGGACACGGTCAGGGCGGTGCGTCACCCGGTGGTGGTTGTAGGCGCGGGTCCGGTCGGGCTCGCGCTGGCTATCGACCTGACCAGCCAGGGGGTGCCGGTCGTCGTGCTCGACGACAACGACAAGGTCAGTTTCGGGTCGCGGGCGATATGCTTCGCCAAACGCACCCTGGAGATAATGGACCGGCTGGGTTGCGCGGATCCGATGGTCGAAAGGGGCGTACAATGGAGCCTTGGCAAGGTCTACTTCGACGAACGCCAGGTCTTCGAATTCAACCTGCTGCCTGAGAGCGGGCACAAGCGTCCCGCGTTCATCAATCTCCAGCAGTACTATCTCGAGCATGAGCTGGTGGCACGCCTCCGTGCTCTCGAGGAGGAAGGCAACGCCATCGACCTCCGCGGCAACAACAAGGTGACGGCGGTCCGGCGGACCGTCGACGGCGTGCAGCTCACGGTCGACACACCCGAAGGGCCGTATGAAATCGAGGCCGACTGGCTCGTGGCTTGTGACGGAGCGAACTCGCCCGTGCGGCGTGCGCTTGGACTGGATTTCGTCGGGCGCGTCTTCGAGGACAACTTTCTGATCGCCGACATTGTGATGGAAGGCGGTGTCGAGTTCCCGGTGGAGCGGCGATTCTGGTTCGATCCCCCCTTCAACCGCGGCCAGTCCGCGCTGCTGCACAAGCAGCCGGACAACGTCTGGCGGGTGGACCTTCAGCTCGGCTGGAACATCGACAAGAGCGAGGAATCGAAGCCGGAGCGGGTGATCTCGCGACTGAAGGCGTTTCTGGGCGAGGACGCGAGGTTCGAACTGGAATGGGTTTCCATCTATACGTTCCAGTGCCGCCGGATGGAGAACTTCAGGCACGATCGGGTGATCTTCGCCGGCGACAGCGCTCATCAGGTATCGCCGTTCGGCGCGCGTGGTGCCAATTCCGGAATCCAGGATGCGGACAATCTCGCCTGGAAGCTCGCGCTCGTCTTGCAGCGCAAAGCTCCGGAATCATTGCTCGACAGCTACGACCTCGAGCGCAGGCAGGCGGCGGACGAGAACATTCTGCATTCGAGCAGATCGACCGATTTCATCACGCCGAAGTCGGAGACGAGCCGTCTGTTCCGGGATGCCGTGCTGAACCTCTCCGAGCATTTCCCCGCGACACGCCCCATGGTGAATTCCGGCAGGCTGTCTTTGCCGAGCGTGCATGACGGATCACCGCTAAACGGACCCGATTGCGAGGACATGCCTTCGCGGACGCGGCCCGGCGCGCCCGCCAGCGACGCCCCCGTTTCCGGCGGCTGGCTGCTCGACCGCCTCGGTGGAGGGTTCCAACTGCTGACCATCGACTGCGACGTGCCGGAGCACCTAGAAATCGAAGGCATCGGTATTGAACGCGTGGCGCTGACCGCCACTGGCCTGGAGGAGCTGCGGACACGCTGGCTCGGCTCCGCCGACAGCGCCGTGTACCTGCTGCGCCCCGACCAGCACGTTGTCGGTCGGTGGCGCTCGTTTGATCGGGAAGCGGTTCGATCCGCTGTCCTCAGGGCTGTCGGGAGGTGA
- a CDS encoding DUF2783 domain-containing protein, with protein MAELIVNPNIPDPDDFYAELLAAHEGRAKAESDAFNARLILLLANHIGDRTVLTQALEAAARSRNVDE; from the coding sequence GTGGCAGAACTGATCGTCAATCCAAACATTCCGGACCCGGATGATTTCTACGCCGAGCTCCTCGCTGCGCACGAAGGGCGGGCCAAGGCGGAGAGCGACGCGTTCAACGCTCGCCTCATTCTGCTCCTTGCCAACCACATCGGAGACCGGACGGTTCTCACGCAGGCGCTGGAAGCGGCCGCCCGGAGCAGGAATGTCGATGAGTGA
- the maiA gene encoding maleylacetoacetate isomerase, which produces MSEIVLYDYWRSSASYRVRIALNLLGLPHSSVSVNLLDHSHRSEAHLQRNPQGLVPVLGVGEVMLTQSLAIIEYLAETQRSELLLPAAPLGRHRVRALSHAIAMDIHPICNMGVAAHVMQITGAGEEARGAWMRKFIGEGLHAFERMLDHPSTAAYCHGDGPTMADVCLVPQVYNAERWGVELASMPRVSAIAERCRALPAFAAAHPDAVKPA; this is translated from the coding sequence ATGAGTGAAATCGTCCTCTACGACTACTGGCGGTCGTCGGCGAGCTACAGGGTTCGGATCGCCCTCAACCTTCTCGGTCTCCCGCACAGCTCGGTCTCCGTGAACCTCCTCGACCACTCCCACAGGAGCGAGGCGCACCTCCAGCGCAATCCGCAAGGTCTGGTGCCGGTGCTGGGGGTCGGCGAAGTCATGTTGACGCAGTCGCTCGCCATCATCGAGTACCTTGCCGAGACGCAACGCTCGGAACTGCTCCTCCCGGCCGCTCCCTTGGGAAGGCATCGTGTCCGCGCGCTCTCCCATGCGATCGCCATGGACATCCATCCCATCTGCAACATGGGGGTCGCAGCCCACGTGATGCAGATCACAGGGGCCGGCGAGGAGGCGCGTGGCGCGTGGATGCGGAAGTTCATAGGCGAGGGACTGCATGCATTCGAGCGGATGCTGGACCACCCGTCAACCGCTGCCTACTGTCACGGAGATGGTCCGACGATGGCCGACGTATGCCTCGTGCCCCAAGTCTACAATGCCGAGCGGTGGGGCGTGGAGCTTGCCAGTATGCCTCGGGTGTCGGCGATTGCCGAACGATGCCGAGCACTGCCCGCGTTCGCTGCCGCTCACCCGGACGCCGTGAAACCAGCCTGA
- a CDS encoding acetoacetate--CoA ligase: MNPLKPLWTPTSYALEHSPMALFMKRCSERSGRIFDDYGDFHAWSVSNMREFWSEVWDECDVIGERGTEVLVDGDDMRRARFFPGAKLNFAENLLRKRGPGPALIFHGEDRVGYSVTWDELHGLVSRMQQALSILGVGRGDRVVAMLPNLPETIALMLATASQGAVWASCSPDFGVSGVLDRFAQVEPKLFVACDGYWYNGKKQGVGDKVREVAASMQVPLVIVPYAGDAETLAASIPGAVTLAGLIREFQPRAIDFDRVPFSHPLYILFSSGTTGAPKCIVHSVGGTLLQHLKEHRFHCGVGDGDRLFYFTTCGWMMWNWLASGLALGATLCLYDGSPFYPGPGVLFDYAEQERFSVFGTSAKYIDAVRKSGYRPGETHDLSAMRLLASTGSPLSPEGFAFVYEAIKGDVQLASISGGTDIVSCFVLGNPLKPVWSGEIQGPGLGMAVDVWDDTGYPVRQRKGELVCTKAFPSMPIMFWNDPGGEKYGAAYFGRFNNVWCHGDFAEWTEHDGIVIHGRSDATLNPGGVRIGTAEIYNQVERMDEVVEALCIGQEWDGDVRVVLFVRLAEGIHLDADLEQAIRTRIRTGASPRHVPAKILAVADIPRTKSGKIVELAVRETVHGRPVKNKDALANPEALSLFENLESLRT; encoded by the coding sequence ATGAATCCACTCAAGCCATTGTGGACGCCCACGTCCTATGCCCTCGAGCACAGCCCGATGGCACTGTTCATGAAACGCTGCAGCGAGAGATCCGGGCGCATCTTTGACGACTATGGCGACTTCCACGCCTGGTCCGTCAGCAACATGCGCGAGTTCTGGTCCGAGGTCTGGGATGAATGCGACGTCATCGGCGAAAGAGGAACCGAGGTTCTGGTTGACGGCGATGACATGCGGCGAGCCCGCTTCTTTCCCGGAGCAAAACTCAACTTCGCGGAGAACCTCCTGCGCAAGCGGGGACCCGGACCTGCATTGATCTTCCATGGCGAGGACAGGGTCGGCTACAGCGTCACGTGGGACGAGCTGCATGGGTTGGTGTCGAGGATGCAGCAGGCGCTGAGCATCCTGGGCGTTGGCCGCGGCGACCGGGTCGTGGCTATGCTCCCGAACCTGCCGGAGACCATCGCTCTGATGCTTGCCACGGCGTCGCAGGGTGCAGTCTGGGCTTCATGCTCCCCGGACTTCGGCGTGAGCGGGGTCCTCGACCGCTTCGCACAGGTGGAGCCGAAGCTGTTCGTTGCGTGCGACGGCTACTGGTACAACGGAAAGAAACAGGGCGTCGGCGACAAGGTCAGGGAAGTGGCGGCCAGCATGCAAGTACCCCTCGTCATCGTGCCGTATGCGGGCGACGCCGAAACCTTGGCGGCTTCCATCCCGGGAGCGGTTACGCTCGCGGGACTCATCCGCGAATTCCAGCCGCGGGCCATCGACTTCGACAGGGTGCCGTTCTCGCACCCCCTGTACATCCTCTTCTCATCGGGCACGACAGGCGCGCCGAAATGCATCGTGCATTCCGTCGGCGGCACGCTGTTGCAACACCTCAAGGAGCATAGGTTCCACTGCGGAGTGGGCGATGGGGACCGCCTGTTCTACTTCACGACATGCGGATGGATGATGTGGAACTGGCTGGCCAGCGGGCTCGCGCTTGGCGCTACGCTTTGCCTATACGACGGATCGCCGTTCTATCCGGGCCCGGGCGTGCTTTTCGACTATGCCGAGCAGGAACGGTTTTCCGTCTTTGGCACCTCGGCCAAGTACATCGACGCGGTGCGAAAGAGCGGCTACAGGCCGGGCGAAACGCATGACCTCTCGGCCATGCGTCTCTTGGCGTCCACCGGGTCGCCGCTGTCGCCGGAAGGCTTCGCATTCGTCTACGAGGCGATCAAAGGGGACGTTCAACTCGCCTCGATATCCGGTGGCACGGACATCGTGTCCTGCTTCGTCCTCGGCAATCCGCTGAAGCCGGTCTGGTCGGGGGAGATCCAGGGGCCAGGCCTCGGTATGGCCGTCGATGTGTGGGACGATACTGGATACCCCGTCCGCCAGCGGAAGGGAGAACTCGTCTGCACCAAGGCGTTCCCATCGATGCCGATCATGTTCTGGAACGATCCGGGCGGCGAGAAGTACGGCGCGGCCTACTTCGGCCGCTTCAACAACGTCTGGTGCCACGGGGATTTCGCGGAGTGGACCGAGCACGACGGTATCGTGATACACGGTCGCTCGGACGCCACGCTCAATCCGGGAGGTGTCCGCATTGGAACAGCGGAGATCTACAACCAGGTCGAGAGGATGGACGAGGTCGTCGAGGCCCTTTGCATTGGCCAGGAGTGGGACGGCGACGTTCGCGTCGTCCTTTTCGTCCGCCTGGCGGAAGGCATTCACCTCGATGCAGATCTTGAACAGGCGATCAGGACACGCATCAGGACAGGGGCTTCGCCACGGCATGTCCCGGCGAAGATATTAGCAGTGGCGGACATTCCCCGTACCAAATCCGGAAAGATCGTCGAATTGGCCGTCCGGGAAACGGTGCACGGGAGGCCGGTCAAGAACAAAGATGCCCTGGCAAACCCCGAGGCTCTGTCGCTGTTCGAGAACCTCGAATCGCTGCGCACCTGA
- a CDS encoding type IV secretory system conjugative DNA transfer family protein, with protein sequence MTKQLQAFYLLFCVGIAFVVWMLGYGLGLQLFYKDGRILETTITSNPFAPIQQLWHYKTSPALQKVAFGSMVPALLMAGLVAYVGLKPTSSPLGDAAFQDIASLRRGKWFRKQGHIFGRIGRNILRTKDDRHHLIIGPTRSGKGAGYVIPNALMHEGSMIVTDLKGEVFKATAGYRRQNGSQVFLFAPGSEKTNSYNPLDFIRPERGSRTTDIQNIASILVPENTESENSVWQATAQQVLAGVISYITESTFYKDRRNLAEVNSFFNSGVDLQALMKYIKEKELYLSKFTVESFNSYIALSERAAASALLDIQKAMRPFKNERIVAATNVTDMDLRAMKRRPISIYLAPNITDITLLRPLLTLFVQQVMDILTLEHDPNSLPVYFLLDEFRQLKRMDEIMTKLPYVAGYNIKLAFIIQDLKNLDEIYGETSRHSLLGNCGYQLVLGANDQATAEYASRALGKRTIRYQSESRTIELMGLPRRTKVEQIRERDLMMPQEVRQMPENKMILLIEGQRPIFGEKLRFFQTQPFKSAEAFSQANIPQVPEVDYLSPKPVPATTPEYAKGGDPSVEIAAPAPVTEEKPLTAAAAEAAPVKAEPAAAPKAAAPAKRTVNKKALRPKPMATAAKTGGAEASASLYAMEARIKAIEEGLIPKAAQLKEVVETKAEKLGDKSPTKRRNIVDIFSATVPDPVEVGVAAE encoded by the coding sequence ATGACGAAGCAGCTCCAGGCTTTCTACCTCCTCTTTTGCGTCGGGATAGCGTTCGTTGTCTGGATGCTCGGGTACGGCCTGGGGCTTCAGCTCTTCTATAAGGACGGTCGGATCCTCGAAACGACGATCACGAGCAATCCCTTCGCTCCGATTCAACAGCTCTGGCACTACAAAACGAGCCCTGCCCTGCAGAAGGTCGCTTTTGGTTCCATGGTGCCGGCGCTGCTGATGGCGGGCCTTGTCGCCTACGTCGGACTGAAACCGACGAGCAGCCCATTGGGGGATGCTGCGTTTCAGGACATAGCTTCGCTACGGCGCGGGAAGTGGTTCCGCAAACAGGGACACATCTTCGGCCGGATCGGGCGGAACATTCTTCGCACCAAGGACGATCGGCATCATCTAATCATCGGCCCGACGCGCTCCGGTAAAGGCGCGGGCTATGTGATCCCTAATGCGCTGATGCATGAAGGCTCGATGATCGTCACCGACCTCAAGGGCGAAGTGTTCAAGGCGACGGCGGGTTATCGCCGCCAGAACGGCAGCCAGGTTTTCCTATTTGCGCCCGGCTCCGAAAAGACCAACAGCTATAATCCGCTGGACTTTATCCGGCCCGAGCGCGGCAGTCGTACGACCGACATTCAAAACATCGCCAGCATTCTTGTGCCCGAGAACACGGAATCGGAAAATTCCGTCTGGCAAGCAACCGCCCAACAGGTCCTTGCCGGGGTGATCAGCTACATCACGGAAAGCACCTTCTACAAGGACCGGCGCAACCTCGCCGAGGTCAATTCCTTTTTTAACAGTGGCGTCGATCTCCAGGCGCTCATGAAATACATCAAAGAGAAGGAGCTCTACCTTTCGAAGTTCACCGTCGAGAGCTTCAATTCCTACATCGCCCTATCGGAACGCGCCGCCGCGTCTGCTCTCTTGGACATTCAAAAGGCGATGCGGCCTTTCAAGAACGAGCGGATCGTTGCCGCGACCAACGTCACTGACATGGATCTTCGGGCAATGAAGCGCCGGCCGATCTCGATTTACCTGGCGCCGAACATCACCGACATCACCCTGCTGCGCCCCCTCCTGACCCTGTTCGTGCAGCAGGTGATGGATATTCTCACGCTCGAGCACGATCCCAATTCCCTCCCCGTCTACTTCTTGCTCGACGAGTTCCGACAGTTGAAGCGGATGGACGAAATCATGACCAAGCTGCCCTATGTGGCTGGCTATAACATCAAGCTCGCCTTCATCATTCAGGATCTGAAGAACCTCGACGAGATCTATGGCGAAACGTCCCGGCATTCCCTGCTCGGCAATTGTGGCTATCAGCTCGTCCTCGGCGCTAACGATCAGGCCACAGCCGAGTACGCATCCCGCGCGCTCGGAAAGCGCACGATCCGTTACCAGTCAGAATCCCGCACGATCGAACTGATGGGCCTCCCGCGCCGCACGAAGGTAGAGCAGATTCGCGAACGCGATCTGATGATGCCGCAGGAGGTCCGGCAAATGCCGGAAAACAAGATGATCCTGCTCATCGAAGGACAACGGCCGATCTTTGGTGAAAAGCTTCGCTTCTTCCAAACACAGCCCTTCAAATCAGCCGAGGCGTTTTCTCAGGCCAACATTCCGCAAGTGCCGGAAGTCGATTATTTGTCACCGAAACCCGTTCCGGCGACAACTCCGGAATATGCCAAGGGGGGAGATCCTTCCGTCGAAATTGCCGCGCCGGCGCCAGTAACGGAGGAGAAGCCTTTGACGGCCGCCGCGGCGGAGGCGGCTCCGGTCAAGGCAGAACCTGCGGCAGCCCCGAAAGCTGCAGCACCTGCCAAACGCACCGTCAATAAAAAGGCGCTGCGCCCGAAGCCCATGGCGACTGCTGCAAAAACGGGTGGTGCGGAAGCATCTGCAAGCCTTTATGCAATGGAAGCCCGGATAAAGGCCATCGAGGAGGGCCTCATACCAAAGGCCGCGCAGCTCAAGGAAGTGGTCGAGACGAAAGCCGAGAAGCTTGGCGACAAGTCTCCGACCAAGCGCCGCAACATCGTGGACATCTTCAGCGCAACCGTGCCTGATCCCGTCGAGGTTGGCGTTGCGGCCGAATAG